In Rhopalosiphum padi isolate XX-2018 chromosome 3, ASM2088224v1, whole genome shotgun sequence, the genomic stretch CCGTTCGCGGTTGCCGTTCGGACCGTTCGTCGTCGCGTCGCGCGCGAAAGCCGTCACCCCCGCAACACTGCTGACAATACGATAATGTCTGTCGATCCCGTCGCCACTCGCCACTGGACACACTGACCACTGCCACTGCCCACACTGACCACTGCCACTGCCACAGACGttgtaaaatatacctaacctaataaACGCCCCGAGAACGGCGGACTTCGTCAATCGGCCATTCTGCATTCGTCATCGTACGACAGTCATAAATACCTCTTTGTGTATGCGCACGCGATAATAGTAGTCGATAGAGTTTTTTCGTGATATAGTTTTGTTATGTCATCCGTTTCTCTCTTGTTCTGCGAGCTGTGAGTGTTGTGACCAATGTTAAATTTTccgattaaaacttaaaacttattttttcggttgataatttataaaacaatatactaaCAGAATTAATTTACTACTAATTaagtagttaattaattatctattctATCTGTTCAGATATcctaaaagaaattaaaaacgtttgtTATGATCTTAACTTCCAATATAGACagcatttatgatttaattaatgctTATGTTTAGGTGATTCTTTAGTATGGCGTCTACGTCGAGGGATTCTCAAGCAATCATTGCTAAAAAGACATGGGAATTGGAAAACAATATACGAATTGTTAATACAGTCGATGCCATATTCAAATATgaccaacaacaacaacaagatATTTTGACTGCCAAGCCTTGGGAGAAAGAGTAtgtttgtattatgtttttgatgaactataattattgattttaaaatgcttttcatcatatgaaaattaatttaattttgaatcaaagatatttttgacacatatttgtataatgttatttatttatatattcaaataattatgagTTAATGGGCTTAACTTGGTTAAAATTAGATTTGAAATTTGCCAATTTATCATTAGCAACTTCTCATCTGCCCAAGTTTCTGTAGTCTTCGTACAAGTCGAAAGGATTAGTTCCCATAAGCCACCTTTTTTAccaaatgtattcaatattattaatataacactttgtattaatatatgtactGTTAAATTTTTCAGTccacattattttaaagatattaaaatatctgcATTAGCACTATTAAAAATGGTCATGCATGCTCGATCTGGCGGTGCTTTGGAAATAATGGGTCTATTACTTGGCAAAGTAGAAGGTAATACAATGATCGTCATGGATTCTTTTGCTTTACCTGTTGAAGGAACAGAAACCAGAGTCAATGCTCAAGATCAAGCCTATGAATACATGGCAGCATATATTGAATCTGCTAAAGTAGTAAGTTTactttgagtataatatttaagtacataatgtttatattatcagttAAAGATGTCTATAAAACTACTTGGTGTTGTATCTTGTAtgtaatttgtttgtatattcaTAAAGTTATGGTATTTTGTTCATCGAATAAAAATAagctatttgaatttaatttttgattgtttccCTATGTTATATTAAGACTTTGTTCTAGATTTGTTCATAGCATATATGACagtttttttaaagtacaattatttttggtcataaaattctaaattataattctaattattttttgatgtattttttaattatacacttaataaataatcactcataactaataaaatttattttatattataattatatattgttaattttaggtTGGACGTCAAGAAAATGCAATTGGATGGTATCATAGCCACCCTGGCTATGGCTGCTGGTTATCTGGTATTGATGTTTCAACTCAAATGTTAAATCAAAATTTCCAAGAACCTTTTGTAGCAATTGTAATTGATCCAGTTAGAACAATTTCTGCTGGTAAAGTTTGTTTGGGAGCATTCCGTACCTATCCTAAGGCaagtttattcaatttttttttaatatttgatctttttaaatcaatttttattataatgctattcaaaacataattaaaatttgtaggGTTATATGCCAGCAAATGAAGAACCATCTGAGTATCAATCTATTCCATTAGATAAAATTGAAGACTTTGGAGTACACTATAAACAATACTATTCATTAGaagtaaattatttcaaatcttCTCTGGATCGACGTTTATTGGATTCATTGTGGAATAAATATTGGGTGAACACTTTAAGTTCTTCCAATTTAATAACCAATGCTGATTACTTAACTAGTCAAATAAATGATCTTTCCAATAAGCTAGAACAAGCTGACACTTCTCTGAGTCGTACATATCCCGAGCCTGTTGACCCTACTAAAATAGAAGATAAATTGGTAAAAGCTACTAAAGATAGTAATAAAGCAACAATCGAAATATTAAGTGGATTAATGTCTCAAACAATTAAAGAAGCTCTGTTTATTAGTTGTACACCAAAGAATAATCggcaataaataacaaatttgtattataatttctaagtaaataattaagattatcgacataactaattataatacgtacattttttaaataaactatatttataaaataataaatgtatgttggtttattttttcataaaactattttaatattagcagttattaagtaaaatcaataaataagtgTGATGAcatctacattatattaataaatatagcttaaataacataatttttactaaaatgtaaattatatgatttataatttaatagtgctcattttatcttcaaaaagttaaaaacataatttctacTATTTCactgtaagtattttttaaattaaccattcatgtttaatattgtaaatattaaatatgatcatGGCAAATTGTTATTTAGGTTCATAATGGTAAAgactaaaaataaatccttattatttaagaatattttatcactatattgtatattattttttttaattatattagatttacTTTAGGGATCATTGTGcaagaaaaaacaaaatctaaatGCAGGGTTTATAATAGCATATAAGATTTCATGAAGCTTAAGTTTTCTCTGTcagaaaattacaataaaagaaaatattttacaaatatgaaatttttaaatgtcgCCAAATGAACACCACTGTTGAAATTGATATTGATCAAATTCATCACAAGTagcattacaaaatatacaattaaatggcTGTTTGACTACACATATTTCATGTAAtgcttttatatgattttcATCAATTATACCTGTAACTTTTCGACGCATTATTTTACTTTCGTCGTTAATTCTTATAtagactttattatatttttgtttatcagtCTTTCTAATTCTATCTCTTGTTTGCTTCTGCTCGGTGAAATAAAGTTTAGACTTTAAAATTGATCCATCTTCACTTGACGCATTTGggtttaaatttgtttgacCGTGAAAATTTTTCATATGTGCTTTATATGACGCATGacatgaataatttttacagcagatttcacaatattttttcttctgttTAGTCtgttttcttgatttttttttaacaaaattttattaacaaaaatatatttcacatgTTTTCTTTGTCAGAAAATtgcaataaaagaaaatattttacaaatatgaaatatttaaatgtcgCCAGATGACTACCACTGTTGAAATTGATATTGATCAAATTCATCACAAGTagcattacaaaatatacaattaaatggcTGTTTGACTACACATATTTCATGTAAtgcttttatatgattttcGTCAATTACACGTGTAATTTTTTGACaccttattttactattatcgtCAATACTTATAAAGACTTAATTTGGTGATATAGATAGAAGATGATCAAAacaatgacatttaaaaaattaatcgtgatacattggtttttaaataattcaacacattatttaaaatgttttagaattaaactaataaaaataataacaaaataataccaattattgGACTTAATTTACGGTCGATATAACTTACTCCATCAGACATAGATAGTCAAAATTCAATTCTGTCGAATAACATCAGTGGAAGTCGAAAGATCATATAGTCGGTATAGGACGGTATAAGGCAATTTTACGACCAAATCTAAGatctattaaatttgaaaatttaaaaattcacgttaccataaattataaacaatataatttttattttttttttatatatttttaatacctttttttttttttaataataattttactattaagatataatttgtttcattagaaactcatatggatatattatataataaaataataataaataaatcattttagtaaaatataaattttgaaatttttaacacatattttggtttcataaatacatataaatctgAGTCctactaataagtaaataaaacaatcattaaaaaagataatagccaataaccataaaaaaaatatgtctggAACACTTTATATATTTCagaatgaaaacatttaaaatattctaatttgtacttaaattaatcttttaaacattataaaataatatcatacaataattaaatttatattaatacattattatagtttatttacagattcttcataatatacataatatagatagcttataatataaatattttaaattttattaacaaaaatatatttcacatgTTCATTTCATGATGTTTAAGTTTTCACTGTcagaaaattacaataaaagtaaatattttacaaatatgaaattattaaacgtcGCCTAATGTACACCACTGTTGAATTTGATAATGATCAAAATCAGCACAAATCgctttacaaaatatacagtaaaatgGCTGTTTGACCACACAAAATTCACGTAATGCTTTTATATGGTTTTCATCAATTATACCTGTAATTTTTGGTGGTAAGAATTTACTTTCATCGTGAAGttttatatagactatattagGTTTTTGGTTATCAGTCTTTCTAATTCTATCTCTTGTTTTCTTCTGTTTGGTGAAATAAAGTTTGgaattaaaaattgaactatcTTCACTTGACGCATTTGggtttaaatttgtttgacCGTGAAAATTTTTCATATGTGTTTTATATGACGCAtgacatgaataatatttacagcagatttcacaatattttttcttctgttTAGTCtgttttcttgattttttttgattgtttttaatagtcatatttatttaagtcaGTTGATAAATGTctggttattaaaaaaacaggtAAATATTTCTAGAAGTAAAAATGTTcgtttttgatgattttttttgtcacatataaatattcactttttcaatcaaatttgagaaaaaattagTGTTCGAtgtgttcataaaaatattatgatattcagtCAACCTGTCAACAATTGAAAAAAACCATTGATTTTTGTGACATtaagttaacaaaataataattatatcattataatttataagcaaatattatattttaaaaggaaatctattttattaaatttttatacttgtttaaaaatgttaaaggaATACTTTATaccataacaaaataatgactaTTGATTCTATAATgatgtatttgtgtgtgtgtgtgtgttagtaATCATaacgaacaaaatatttaaatcacaatattataacatttttaacttataaacattacctatagtattaatatatttattatttaatacattatggtAATTGTGATGATATTAAAACCAAacggttatatttaaaataggtattgaattataatatagattataggaacaaaattacaatatgttAATCATCCCAATGCCAACCGTGAACcaaataaatgacaaaataattagtTTCAATTCAAGACAAGACTACATCAACAgaactttcaaaatattaaattgaaagaaATCCATCAAAAGATAATAGGTAATGATCAACGTTAAAGATAATGAAGTCATAAACTTAGTATTCACAACTCCCAAATGTCAAATCACTACATATTAAGTACATTGTACATCAACATGACATCAGTAATCAGATTATCATACAACATATTTCAGTTATTCACAAATCAGAATAATACGATACTCAATACGTCAAACTGCTCAAGTCGACGATGAATTCCACAACGACAAatggtttttttctttaaaattcctctaaattaaatgtgaaataaaatataactaacgaATCaagatacataatatcatatgatGTGCATATATCAGCAACATatcagttaatatatatatataggatctAACATGAGTAGTGAGCTGTGAGCACATTTGTCGAAGTCTCGAGTACCGGAACACGAAatcaatattatgatgaatgaTCAAAAgttagtgataactgataagcaaTATAGGAAAGAAGGAAATCTTGCCTTGCCTtggtatttcatattattattaccgactATTAAGGTGATTTTTGCCCGGGCAACGCCAAGTGGGACAGCTAGTGactaatacatttcaaaatactCGGTAAATAACTGAGTCTTTTACTTTTGTATTTGgttgttaacatttaaataaaaaatgaagcaatattataatgctttgagagtaggtattaaaatattttaaaattaattgatatgtatacatattataaacattattaattactactattttatataaacaatttaatcaaCAACTTACTTTCTCAGATATAATTCTCAGGTATGACCGACCGCAAGCGTTCTATTTCGAAAATGAAAATGCCTCAATGATTCAAAGAGAACTGCCCAGATACATCAACAACCATGTGAATATTGTGAATGCTTGGAAACTGTCAACTGCTCAACAGAAAACGACAAATGTTATAATCACTTGTTGAAATAGTAAACAACATTTCAATccttatcaataattatttaataattttattaattttaaatttataaattaaaaataaattaaaaaataagagtattaaattcttttttttatacaaaattaaaaatgttagattTTGATGTCATGACGTATTTTGTCGTCaacaattttatagaaaatgcgTGTAATAACGAGCGTTCCGTTAGGTTATGTGTCGGTTTCGTGGTATACGGTTTAAGCGTGGGCGGTCCGTATAAGATTGTATTCACCAAAATACGCCATCTTCTAGATGGTTCTACACAATACGCACTTGTTGCGACGATCATCACGAAACACGACAAACCACCAACCGACAAAAGGTCACACGACGGTTATTGTCGTACAGTATTATGTCGTGTCACCCCAGAAAAATATGccgtaaaaacatgtttttgtacTTCCAATAATACGGCTTACTGAAGGGTTTTACGTGAAAAACACCTTTTATGAAATTTGTAGAGGAGAATTTTATCTAGAATCGTGTAGAGCctgattttcgatatttttattaattattgaaataattaaaataataaatagtaaaaaaaaaccataaaattcattGTGAAATATTAGACGATTGaaaaaagatatcaaaaattGGGCTCTATACGATTCTAGATAAAATTCTCctctacattttttataataggtgtTTTT encodes the following:
- the LOC132927664 gene encoding COP9 signalosome complex subunit 5-like, coding for MASTSRDSQAIIAKKTWELENNIRIVNTVDAIFKYDQQQQQDILTAKPWEKDPHYFKDIKISALALLKMVMHARSGGALEIMGLLLGKVEGNTMIVMDSFALPVEGTETRVNAQDQAYEYMAAYIESAKVVGRQENAIGWYHSHPGYGCWLSGIDVSTQMLNQNFQEPFVAIVIDPVRTISAGKVCLGAFRTYPKGYMPANEEPSEYQSIPLDKIEDFGVHYKQYYSLEVNYFKSSLDRRLLDSLWNKYWVNTLSSSNLITNADYLTSQINDLSNKLEQADTSLSRTYPEPVDPTKIEDKLVKATKDSNKATIEILSGLMSQTIKEALFISCTPKNNRQ